One region of Roseicitreum antarcticum genomic DNA includes:
- the tspO gene encoding tryptophan-rich sensory protein TspO has protein sequence MDWTLFAIFFAASIAAASTGALFEPGAWYKGLDKPRWTPPNWLFPVVWTVLYIAMAVAAARIAVTDAAPMAMAFYTLQLVLNTLWTPVFFGLRRLGGGMLVISGLWLAVAATTVTFWQIDTVAGLLLAPYLLWASIAGALNFSVWRRNPGAGGKPAQ, from the coding sequence ATGGATTGGACATTGTTTGCCATCTTCTTCGCGGCCAGTATTGCAGCGGCGTCAACCGGCGCGTTGTTTGAGCCTGGCGCATGGTACAAGGGCCTGGACAAGCCGCGCTGGACCCCGCCGAACTGGTTGTTCCCCGTGGTCTGGACCGTGCTTTACATCGCCATGGCCGTTGCCGCCGCGCGCATCGCCGTGACCGATGCCGCGCCCATGGCCATGGCTTTCTACACGTTGCAACTGGTGCTGAACACACTGTGGACGCCGGTGTTCTTCGGCCTGCGGCGGCTGGGGGGCGGCATGTTGGTCATCAGCGGCCTGTGGCTTGCCGTGGCGGCCACCACCGTCACCTTCTGGCAGATCGACACGGTCGCGGGCCTGTTGCTGGCCCCCTATCTGCTGTGGGCCAGCATCGCCGGTGCGCTGAACTTCTCGGTCTGGCGGCGCAACCCCGGCGCGGGCGGGAAACCGGCACAATAA
- the crtB gene encoding 15-cis-phytoene synthase — MIDPADLTHCEEAIRTGSLSFHAASKLLPGNVRDPALALYAFCRLADDAVDLNTEKSAAVLSLRDRLDLAYAGRPRNAPADRAFAAIVEDFDMPRALPEALLEGLAWDAMERRYDSLSDLLDYAARVAATVGAMMCVLMRARDADTLARACDLGLAMQLTNIARDIGEDAQAGRIYLPLDWMDEFGVNPAAFLADPQPTPAVRRMTKRLLSHATRLYLRAGPGITALPLSCRPGIQSAQLIYAAIGQDIARAGYDSVTRRARTTGGTKLWAVAKALSLTGAGMVMPRSAVLFAPPSPEVRFLVDAAAKTAPVHQQRPAGLLATLRQLEAKDRSRRGLIVQSEPPIT; from the coding sequence ATGATCGACCCTGCCGACCTGACCCATTGCGAAGAAGCCATCCGCACCGGATCGCTTTCCTTCCACGCCGCATCGAAACTGCTGCCCGGCAATGTGCGCGACCCGGCGCTGGCGCTTTATGCCTTCTGCCGCCTTGCCGATGACGCGGTGGACCTGAACACGGAAAAATCCGCCGCCGTCCTGTCGCTGCGCGACCGGCTGGACCTTGCCTATGCGGGTCGCCCGCGCAACGCCCCCGCCGACCGCGCCTTTGCCGCGATTGTCGAAGATTTCGACATGCCCCGCGCCTTGCCTGAGGCGCTGCTGGAAGGTCTGGCATGGGACGCGATGGAACGGCGCTATGACAGCCTGTCCGACCTGCTGGATTATGCCGCCCGTGTCGCCGCAACCGTAGGCGCGATGATGTGCGTGCTGATGCGCGCCCGCGATGCCGACACGCTGGCGCGCGCCTGCGATCTGGGTCTCGCCATGCAACTGACCAACATCGCCCGTGACATCGGCGAGGATGCGCAGGCGGGCCGGATCTACCTGCCGCTGGACTGGATGGACGAATTCGGCGTCAATCCTGCCGCCTTCCTTGCGGACCCGCAGCCCACCCCGGCCGTGCGCCGCATGACAAAGCGTCTGCTGTCGCATGCCACGCGGCTTTACCTGCGTGCCGGTCCCGGCATCACCGCGCTGCCGCTGTCATGCCGCCCCGGTATCCAGTCGGCGCAGCTGATCTATGCCGCCATCGGGCAGGACATCGCGCGCGCGGGCTATGACAGCGTGACCCGCCGCGCCCGCACCACCGGTGGCACCAAACTGTGGGCGGTGGCAAAGGCCCTCAGCCTGACCGGCGCAGGCATGGTCATGCCGCGTTCCGCCGTTCTCTTCGCCCCCCCCTCGCCCGAGGTGCGCTTTCTGGTCGATGCCGCCGCGAAAACCGCCCCGGTGCATCAGCAACGCCCCGCCGGGCTGCTGGCCACCCTGCGACAGCTCGAAGCGAAGGATCGCAGCCGCCGGGGCTTGATTGTTCAGTCGGAGCCGCCCATAACCTAG
- a CDS encoding c-type cytochrome: MTHTKFFGIAAMIATPLFGGAGMAQDAAEGERGFRQCASCHGIVADDGTVIQRLGRIGPNLWGVPGRQAGTDAEFRNYSDGMVAAGEMGLEWNEEDFTVYLANQTEFLREYTGDSSVRSNMNHRLRGEAADIWAYLVSVSPEVEATPAGG, encoded by the coding sequence ATGACACACACGAAATTTTTCGGCATCGCTGCGATGATTGCCACGCCGTTGTTCGGCGGTGCTGGAATGGCGCAGGATGCTGCCGAGGGCGAGCGTGGGTTTCGCCAATGCGCAAGCTGCCACGGGATCGTTGCCGATGACGGCACCGTGATCCAGCGCCTTGGGCGCATCGGGCCGAACCTTTGGGGCGTCCCGGGCCGTCAGGCGGGGACCGACGCGGAATTCCGCAATTATTCCGATGGGATGGTTGCCGCCGGCGAGATGGGTCTGGAATGGAATGAGGAAGATTTCACCGTCTACCTTGCCAACCAGACCGAGTTCCTGCGCGAATATACCGGCGACAGCTCGGTCCGCAGCAACATGAACCACCGCCTGCGCGGTGAGGCTGCCGACATCTGGGCCTATCTGGTCAGCGTCAGCCCGGAAGTTGAGGCGACGCCAGCCGGGGGCTGA
- the acsF gene encoding magnesium-protoporphyrin IX monomethyl ester (oxidative) cyclase — protein MNVQSPALEATAVREPAKRDISESTQRAATTTLLDPRFYTTDFDEMDRIDVTPVRAEWDEMLAKMKADPNKTHFKKDETWDPVDWDGMEPELKKELTDFLVSSLTAEFSGCVLYKEMKRRGNNPDICELFNYMARDEARHAGFINDALREAGIAVNLGFLTKAKKYTYFRPKFIYYATYLSEKIGYARYITIYRHLEKHPEHRIHPIFKWFEKWCNDEFSHGEAFALLMKTDPKLTNGFVNKLWIRFFLVAVFSVMCIRDHARPAFHKALGIDIDWYDREVLQKTSDISRQIFPITIDLQNPRWERGVTRLRHASNDMAHARARGGIGGMLGRISAGTRAGLAFASLYLMPVKHHTPPADPRMEPSY, from the coding sequence ATGAATGTCCAGTCCCCCGCACTCGAGGCGACAGCCGTACGCGAACCCGCGAAACGCGACATCAGCGAATCTACCCAGCGCGCCGCGACCACAACATTGTTGGACCCGCGATTCTACACCACTGATTTCGACGAGATGGACCGGATCGATGTAACGCCGGTGCGCGCCGAATGGGATGAGATGCTGGCCAAAATGAAGGCCGATCCCAACAAGACGCACTTCAAGAAAGACGAAACCTGGGACCCGGTCGACTGGGACGGGATGGAGCCGGAACTGAAGAAAGAGCTGACAGATTTCCTGGTATCCTCGCTGACGGCCGAGTTTTCGGGCTGCGTGCTTTACAAGGAAATGAAGCGGCGCGGCAACAACCCCGACATCTGCGAGCTGTTCAATTACATGGCCCGGGATGAGGCGCGCCACGCCGGTTTCATCAATGACGCCCTGCGCGAAGCGGGCATCGCGGTGAACCTAGGCTTCCTGACGAAGGCGAAGAAATACACCTATTTCCGCCCGAAATTCATCTATTACGCCACCTATCTGTCGGAAAAGATCGGCTATGCCCGGTATATCACGATCTACCGGCATCTGGAAAAACACCCCGAACACCGCATCCACCCGATCTTCAAGTGGTTCGAGAAATGGTGCAACGACGAATTCAGCCATGGCGAGGCCTTCGCCCTGTTGATGAAGACCGACCCCAAGCTGACCAATGGTTTCGTCAACAAGCTGTGGATCCGGTTCTTCCTTGTCGCGGTGTTCAGCGTCATGTGCATCCGCGACCATGCGCGCCCGGCGTTCCACAAGGCGCTGGGGATCGACATCGACTGGTATGACCGCGAAGTCTTGCAAAAGACATCCGACATCAGCCGCCAGATTTTCCCGATCACCATTGATCTGCAAAACCCGCGCTGGGAACGCGGCGTGACCCGTCTGCGCCATGCCAGCAACGACATGGCCCATGCCAGGGCACGTGGCGGTATCGGTGGGATGCTGGGACGGATCAGCGCGGGAACGCGGGCCGGGCTTGCCTTCGCCTCGCTCTACCTGATGCCGGTCAAGCACCACACGCCGCCCGCTGATCCCCGGATGGAGCCGTCTTACTGA
- the puhC gene encoding photosynthetic complex assembly protein PuhC: MVSATQQRALDHEALRKRDREMIPTLLVRAMFALVVCVLIIVTYARLTDRPLVALADDTATPVVADRLIVLNGSMSGAAQVHDMDGTLLADLGNDKGGFVAGIYRVMLRTRMQANVPADAPIRLVLFEDSRLALRDDYTGWRAELMGFGVDNYRVFFNLLDLPPPTVEG, translated from the coding sequence ATGGTATCAGCAACCCAACAACGCGCGCTTGACCACGAGGCGCTGCGCAAACGTGACCGCGAGATGATCCCGACCCTGCTGGTCCGCGCCATGTTCGCGCTGGTTGTATGCGTCCTTATCATTGTGACCTATGCACGGCTGACCGACCGTCCGCTGGTGGCCCTGGCCGATGACACCGCCACGCCTGTGGTGGCCGACCGGCTGATCGTGCTGAACGGCTCCATGTCCGGGGCCGCGCAGGTGCATGACATGGACGGCACGCTGCTGGCCGATCTGGGCAATGACAAGGGCGGCTTTGTCGCGGGTATTTACCGTGTCATGCTGCGCACCCGCATGCAGGCCAATGTGCCCGCCGACGCGCCGATCCGGCTGGTGCTGTTCGAAGACAGCCGCCTTGCGCTGCGCGATGATTACACCGGCTGGCGGGCCGAGCTGATGGGCTTTGGTGTCGATAACTACCGGGTCTTTTTCAACCTGCTGGACCTGCCGCCGCCGACCGTTGAGGGCTGA
- a CDS encoding PucC family protein has translation MTPRRRPILMQLSLKMLPFSDAASADFPLSALLRLSLFQVSVGMASVLLLGTLNRVMIVELSVAAVIVAAMIALPVLIAPFRAMLGFKSDTYRSAIGWKRIPFLWFGTLWQFGGLACMPFALLVLSGDNTYDIPFAGEVLAALAFIMTGLGLHMTQTAGLALASDRATDETRPRVVALLYVMFLIGVGVSSLIIGYLLRDFTPLKLIQVVQGAAVLTAVLNVTALWKQESVAPMSAEERAAPRPLFRDAWNDYITGGQAGRLLLVVFLGAMAFNMQDVLLEPYGAEVLGLPVAGTTLLTAAWASGALAGFGLAAHWLARGINPYRMASRGILAGIAAFCCVIFAAPLDWVAMFFTGAVLIGFGGGLFSVATLMAAMSMPAKGLAGRGLALGAWGAAQATASGLSIFIGGAVRDVVNANALAGNLGVALNDAATGYSVVYHMEIGLLFLTLVVLGPLVKLVRRDPFQQQQGKARFGLAELPS, from the coding sequence ATGACACCGCGCCGTCGCCCCATTCTGATGCAACTCAGCCTGAAGATGCTGCCGTTTTCAGATGCGGCCAGCGCGGATTTCCCGCTGTCGGCGCTGTTGCGGCTGTCGTTGTTTCAGGTGTCGGTGGGTATGGCGTCGGTGTTGTTGCTGGGCACGCTGAACCGGGTGATGATTGTCGAGCTCAGCGTGGCGGCGGTGATCGTCGCGGCGATGATCGCGCTTCCGGTGCTGATCGCGCCGTTCCGCGCGATGCTGGGCTTCAAATCCGACACCTATCGGTCGGCTATCGGGTGGAAGCGTATACCCTTCCTGTGGTTCGGCACGTTGTGGCAGTTCGGCGGGCTGGCCTGCATGCCCTTTGCCCTGCTGGTGCTGTCGGGCGACAATACCTATGACATCCCCTTCGCGGGCGAGGTCTTGGCAGCACTTGCCTTCATCATGACGGGGCTGGGCCTGCATATGACGCAGACCGCCGGTCTGGCGCTGGCATCTGACCGCGCGACGGATGAGACGCGGCCCCGGGTCGTGGCGCTGCTGTATGTCATGTTCCTGATCGGGGTTGGCGTGTCGTCGCTGATCATAGGCTACTTGTTGCGCGATTTCACCCCGCTGAAGCTGATACAGGTGGTGCAGGGGGCGGCTGTGCTGACCGCGGTGCTGAACGTCACCGCGCTGTGGAAACAGGAAAGCGTTGCGCCGATGAGTGCCGAGGAACGCGCCGCGCCGCGCCCGCTTTTCCGTGATGCGTGGAACGATTATATCACGGGCGGGCAGGCGGGCCGGTTGCTGCTGGTGGTGTTTCTGGGTGCCATGGCCTTCAACATGCAAGACGTGCTGCTGGAACCCTACGGGGCCGAGGTGCTGGGCCTGCCTGTCGCGGGCACGACGCTGCTGACGGCGGCATGGGCTTCCGGTGCGCTGGCGGGGTTCGGGCTGGCCGCGCATTGGCTGGCACGCGGCATCAACCCCTACCGCATGGCATCGCGCGGCATTCTGGCCGGGATCGCGGCATTTTGTTGCGTGATTTTCGCCGCACCGCTGGACTGGGTGGCGATGTTCTTTACCGGCGCGGTGCTGATCGGCTTTGGTGGCGGCCTCTTTTCCGTCGCGACGCTGATGGCGGCGATGTCGATGCCCGCGAAGGGTCTGGCCGGGCGCGGGCTGGCGCTGGGTGCCTGGGGGGCTGCGCAGGCCACGGCGTCGGGGCTGTCGATCTTCATCGGTGGCGCGGTGCGCGACGTGGTGAATGCCAATGCGCTGGCGGGCAATCTGGGCGTCGCGCTGAACGATGCCGCCACCGGCTATTCGGTCGTCTATCATATGGAGATCGGATTGCTGTTCCTGACGCTTGTCGTGCTTGGCCCGCTGGTGAAGCTGGTGCGGCGTGACCCCTTTCAACAACAACAAGGCAAGGCGAGGTTCGGGCTGGCCGAACTGCCCAGCTGA
- the puhA gene encoding photosynthetic reaction center subunit H, which produces MYGTIFGHFDLASLSIWLFWAFFALLIYYLQTENMREGYPLENEDGGTESAFLPMREPKTFILPNNQGTLTVPNYEKENRTVALERVAGFGHPLEPTGDPMLDGVGPASWAPRKDVPELDHKGHPKIQPMAKLESFKVSAGRDPRGLPVQAGDMEVVGTISEMWIDEPEQMVRYLEFTLDAEHGGGTRLVPIQLVRILKDRVKIHSIYAAQFSGVPQIAQPGQISKLEEDKICGYYAGGKLYASKDRFEPQLG; this is translated from the coding sequence ATGTACGGCACTATTTTTGGACATTTCGACCTTGCGTCGCTGTCGATCTGGCTGTTCTGGGCGTTCTTCGCGCTGCTGATCTACTACCTGCAGACCGAAAACATGCGCGAAGGCTATCCACTGGAGAATGAGGACGGCGGGACCGAGAGCGCCTTCCTGCCCATGCGGGAGCCGAAAACCTTCATCTTGCCGAACAATCAGGGCACGCTGACGGTCCCGAACTATGAGAAGGAAAACCGCACTGTCGCGCTGGAACGTGTCGCAGGCTTCGGCCACCCGCTGGAACCCACGGGCGATCCGATGCTGGACGGTGTTGGCCCCGCTTCCTGGGCGCCGCGCAAAGATGTGCCCGAGCTGGACCACAAGGGCCATCCGAAGATCCAGCCCATGGCGAAACTGGAAAGCTTCAAGGTTTCTGCCGGGCGCGACCCGCGCGGCCTGCCGGTGCAGGCGGGCGATATGGAAGTCGTGGGCACGATCTCGGAGATGTGGATCGATGAACCCGAACAGATGGTCCGCTATCTGGAATTCACACTGGATGCCGAGCACGGCGGCGGCACCCGTCTGGTGCCGATCCAGTTGGTGCGAATTCTGAAGGACCGGGTGAAGATCCATTCGATCTATGCCGCGCAGTTTTCCGGTGTGCCGCAGATCGCGCAGCCGGGCCAGATCTCGAAACTGGAAGAAGACAAGATCTGTGGCTACTACGCCGGCGGCAAACTTTACGCCAGCAAGGACCGGTTTGAGCCGCAACTGGGCTGA
- the puhE gene encoding putative photosynthetic complex assembly protein PuhE, with the protein MAAGWAAALFALFIWWFSTGVILCVVKFSDREGRGAHVRSVLLGLPVLLVGLWGFDVTMGDASVIGVYLAFLSALAIWGWVELAFLAGVITGPAPIPAARNVPEWERFLRAWGTIAYHEMLLIALLLGLWFWSDGVANPFGFYTFAVLFFARISAKLNLFYGVPKINVDFLPDPLRHLSSHFRIARLNWVFPVSVSVLTFAAACWVERLIGAGPAETVGFALLAALTALAALEHWLMVLPLPDDKLWRWMLPAPKAQQKPRISEETHGL; encoded by the coding sequence ATGGCCGCGGGGTGGGCAGCCGCGCTTTTTGCGCTGTTCATCTGGTGGTTTTCCACCGGCGTGATCCTGTGCGTGGTCAAGTTTTCCGACCGCGAGGGGAGGGGCGCGCATGTGCGATCAGTGCTGCTGGGCCTGCCAGTGCTGCTGGTGGGCCTGTGGGGGTTTGATGTGACCATGGGAGATGCCAGCGTTATCGGCGTCTACCTTGCGTTTCTGTCGGCGCTGGCAATCTGGGGCTGGGTGGAACTGGCATTCCTGGCCGGGGTCATCACGGGCCCCGCCCCTATCCCAGCGGCGCGTAACGTCCCGGAATGGGAACGTTTTTTGCGCGCCTGGGGCACCATTGCCTACCATGAGATGCTGTTGATCGCCCTGCTTCTGGGCCTGTGGTTCTGGTCGGATGGGGTAGCCAACCCGTTTGGTTTCTACACCTTCGCCGTGCTGTTCTTTGCCCGCATCTCGGCCAAGCTGAACCTGTTTTACGGCGTGCCGAAGATCAACGTGGATTTCCTGCCCGACCCGCTGCGTCACCTGTCCAGCCACTTCCGCATTGCGCGGCTGAACTGGGTTTTTCCGGTGTCAGTCAGCGTGCTGACCTTTGCCGCAGCCTGTTGGGTAGAGCGTCTGATCGGCGCGGGCCCGGCGGAAACCGTGGGCTTTGCCCTGCTGGCGGCGCTGACGGCGCTGGCCGCCCTCGAACACTGGTTGATGGTGCTGCCATTACCGGACGACAAACTCTGGCGTTGGATGCTGCCCGCACCCAAGGCCCAACAAAAGCCTAGGATAAGTGAGGAAACCCATGGACTTTGA
- the puhB gene encoding photosynthetic complex putative assembly protein PuhB — protein MPHDDFAFEPVRGLPERPPLGEEILWQGAPSWWRLAVEALSLYWVAGYFVAFAAWRAIVAAEFMPVWDAVRVASPFLVMGAACCLILMLIAIIQAKATVYTITNRRVAMRIGAALTITLNLPYKWISDASLDLRRGGTGTIALTTTGETRFSYINTWPHVRPWRMRHTEPALRCIPGAANVAKLLSEAAEAEVFQPQVARVTDPSPTIVAAE, from the coding sequence ATGCCACACGATGATTTCGCTTTTGAACCTGTCCGGGGATTGCCCGAACGCCCGCCGCTGGGCGAAGAAATTCTGTGGCAAGGCGCGCCCAGTTGGTGGCGGCTGGCCGTCGAAGCGCTGAGCCTGTACTGGGTCGCGGGGTATTTCGTGGCGTTCGCCGCATGGCGCGCGATTGTCGCGGCCGAATTCATGCCGGTTTGGGATGCGGTGCGCGTCGCCTCGCCGTTCCTGGTGATGGGCGCTGCGTGCTGTCTGATCTTGATGCTGATCGCCATCATTCAGGCGAAGGCAACGGTTTATACCATCACCAACCGCCGGGTTGCCATGCGGATCGGCGCGGCGCTGACCATCACGCTGAACCTGCCCTACAAGTGGATCTCGGACGCCAGTCTGGACCTGCGGCGCGGCGGCACCGGCACGATTGCCCTGACCACGACGGGCGAGACGCGGTTTTCCTACATCAACACATGGCCGCATGTCCGCCCGTGGCGGATGCGCCATACCGAACCCGCGCTGCGCTGCATCCCGGGTGCTGCCAATGTCGCGAAGCTGCTGAGTGAGGCCGCCGAGGCCGAGGTGTTTCAGCCGCAGGTCGCACGGGTTACCGACCCTTCCCCCACCATCGTCGCAGCGGAGTAA
- the hemA gene encoding 5-aminolevulinate synthase, giving the protein MDFDALFNAQLDALKHDGNYRVFAELERTCGQFPRAVNHGDGAPEVTVWCSNDYLGMGQNSAVTTAMKDAIDTCGAGAGGTRNISGTNRHHVALEAELADLHGKESALLFTSGYVSNWAALSTLGSRLPNAVILSDALNHASMIEGMRQSRADKVIWKHNDPEDLNRKLAQLDPDRPKIVAFESVYSMDGDICPMKEIVEVAEAHGAMTYLDEVHGVGLYGPRGGGVSEREGLADRITLIEGTLGKAFGVMGGYVTGSAAMCDFIRSFASGFIFTTALPPAVAAAATTSIRHLKTSNVERLRQRAQVAKLRARLDRLGIPHLDNPSHIIPVMIGDPVKCRMISDILMDTYGIYVQPINYPTVPKGTERLRLTPGPLHSDADIEHLAQALGQLWSQCALSRAVA; this is encoded by the coding sequence ATGGACTTTGACGCCCTTTTCAACGCCCAGCTCGACGCGCTCAAGCATGACGGCAACTATCGTGTTTTTGCTGAGTTGGAGCGTACCTGCGGCCAATTTCCGCGCGCGGTCAATCATGGCGACGGCGCGCCGGAAGTGACCGTCTGGTGCTCCAACGATTATCTGGGCATGGGGCAGAACAGCGCCGTGACCACTGCAATGAAAGACGCGATCGATACATGTGGTGCGGGCGCCGGGGGGACGCGCAATATCTCGGGCACCAATCGGCACCATGTCGCGCTGGAGGCCGAACTGGCCGATCTGCACGGCAAGGAATCAGCACTGCTGTTCACCAGCGGTTATGTTTCGAACTGGGCGGCGCTTTCGACTTTGGGGTCGCGTTTGCCGAATGCGGTGATCTTGTCGGACGCGCTGAACCACGCCTCGATGATCGAGGGCATGCGCCAGTCCCGCGCCGACAAAGTGATCTGGAAGCACAACGATCCTGAGGATCTGAACCGCAAACTGGCGCAGCTCGATCCTGACCGGCCGAAAATTGTTGCTTTTGAATCAGTCTATTCCATGGATGGCGACATCTGTCCGATGAAAGAAATCGTCGAGGTGGCCGAGGCGCATGGCGCCATGACCTACCTTGATGAGGTGCATGGCGTGGGTCTGTACGGGCCGCGCGGCGGTGGTGTTTCTGAACGCGAAGGGCTGGCGGATCGGATCACGCTGATCGAAGGGACGCTGGGCAAAGCCTTTGGTGTGATGGGCGGATATGTCACCGGATCGGCGGCGATGTGCGATTTTATCCGGTCTTTTGCCAGTGGTTTCATCTTTACCACGGCGTTGCCGCCCGCGGTGGCGGCGGCGGCGACCACGTCGATCCGGCACCTGAAAACCAGCAATGTCGAGCGTTTGCGCCAGCGTGCGCAGGTCGCCAAGTTGCGGGCGCGGCTGGATCGCCTTGGCATTCCGCATCTGGACAACCCCAGCCACATCATTCCGGTGATGATCGGCGACCCGGTAAAATGCCGGATGATTTCCGATATCCTTATGGATACATACGGAATTTATGTGCAGCCGATCAATTACCCCACAGTGCCCAAGGGCACGGAACGGCTGCGCCTGACGCCTGGGCCGTTGCATTCGGATGCCGACATCGAGCATCTGGCGCAGGCATTGGGCCAGTTGTGGAGCCAATGCGCCCTGTCGCGTGCGGTGGCTTAA
- the crtI gene encoding phytoene desaturase family protein produces the protein MIHPTPPHADTRPKAIVVGAGIGGLAAAMRLGAKGYAVTVLDRLDLPGGRGSSVTQHGHRFDLGPTIVTVPQTLRELWAVCGRDFDADIDLRPLDPFYEIRWPDGSNLHVNGDSEFMRAGVARLSPDDLKGYAQFVKDAEARYSFGFEQLGRRPMHKLWDLVKVLPKFAMLRADRSVYAHAARLVRDDRLRMALSFHPLFIGGDPCHVTSIYALVAHLEKQFGVHYAMGGVQAIAQAMARIVREQGGTLQMGAEVDAISTEGGRATGVRLTDGTHYPADIVISNADAGHTYTRLLRHHKRRRWTDAKVKRQRWSSGLYVWYFGTRGTREKWADVGHHTIASGPRYTGLLRDIFINGKLSDDMSLYIHRPTVTDPTAAPAGDDTFYVLSVVPHLGHKNPVDWAAQSDAYRAKMAKIVDGMMPGFADHITTEMVLTPADFRTRYLSPNGAGFSLEPRILQSAWFRPHNVSEELPGLYLVGAGTHPGAGLPGVISTAEVLGKLIPDATPVATPAPFAQAAE, from the coding sequence ATGATCCATCCAACCCCTCCCCATGCCGACACCCGGCCAAAAGCCATTGTTGTCGGCGCGGGCATCGGCGGGCTGGCGGCAGCGATGCGGCTGGGCGCGAAAGGCTACGCCGTCACCGTGCTGGACCGGCTGGATCTGCCGGGCGGGCGCGGCTCATCCGTCACGCAACACGGCCACCGGTTCGACCTTGGGCCCACCATCGTCACCGTGCCGCAAACCCTGCGCGAACTCTGGGCCGTCTGCGGGCGCGACTTTGACGCGGACATCGACCTGCGCCCGCTGGACCCGTTCTATGAGATCCGCTGGCCCGATGGCAGCAACCTCCACGTCAACGGCGACAGCGAATTCATGCGCGCGGGGGTCGCCCGCCTGTCGCCGGATGACCTCAAGGGCTACGCGCAATTCGTCAAGGATGCCGAGGCGCGCTACAGCTTCGGCTTTGAACAACTGGGCCGCCGCCCGATGCACAAGCTCTGGGATCTGGTGAAGGTCCTGCCCAAATTCGCCATGCTGCGCGCCGACCGTTCGGTCTATGCCCACGCCGCCCGCCTTGTGCGCGACGACCGGTTGCGCATGGCGCTGTCCTTCCATCCGCTGTTCATCGGCGGCGACCCCTGCCATGTCACCTCGATCTACGCGCTCGTGGCACATCTGGAGAAACAATTCGGCGTGCATTACGCCATGGGCGGCGTGCAGGCCATCGCGCAGGCCATGGCGCGCATTGTCCGCGAACAGGGCGGAACCTTGCAGATGGGCGCCGAGGTCGATGCGATCAGCACCGAAGGTGGCCGCGCCACCGGCGTGCGCTTGACCGACGGCACGCATTATCCCGCCGATATCGTCATCTCGAACGCCGATGCGGGCCACACCTATACGCGCCTGCTGCGCCACCACAAACGCCGCCGCTGGACCGATGCGAAGGTCAAACGCCAGCGCTGGTCCTCGGGCCTTTATGTCTGGTACTTCGGCACCAGGGGCACGCGCGAAAAATGGGCTGATGTGGGCCACCACACCATCGCCAGCGGCCCGCGCTACACCGGCCTTTTGCGTGACATCTTCATCAACGGCAAATTGTCCGATGACATGAGCCTTTATATCCACCGCCCCACGGTCACCGACCCCACCGCCGCGCCTGCGGGCGATGACACCTTCTATGTCCTGTCGGTCGTGCCGCACCTGGGGCACAAGAATCCGGTCGACTGGGCCGCGCAATCCGATGCCTACCGCGCCAAAATGGCGAAAATCGTCGACGGCATGATGCCCGGCTTTGCCGACCACATCACCACCGAAATGGTCCTGACACCGGCGGACTTCCGCACCCGCTACCTGTCGCCCAACGGTGCAGGCTTCTCGCTGGAACCGCGCATCCTGCAATCGGCATGGTTCCGCCCGCATAACGTGTCCGAGGAATTGCCCGGCCTCTACCTTGTCGGCGCGGGCACGCACCCGGGCGCGGGCCTGCCCGGCGTGATTTCCACCGCCGAGGTGCTGGGCAAACTGATCCCCGACGCCACGCCCGTCGCCACCCCTGCCCCCTTTGCACAGGCTGCCGAATGA